Proteins from a genomic interval of Pseudomonas silesiensis:
- a CDS encoding M16 family metallopeptidase gives MNALARRAAGLLLSTVCLPLSALAADPQPTHEFTLDNGLKVVVREDHRAPVVVSQVWYKVGSSYETPGQTGLSHALEHMMFKGSEKVGPGEASLILRDLGAEENAFTSDDFTAYYQVLARDRLGVAFELEADRMASLRLPPDEFAREIEVIKEERRLRTDDKPMSKAYERFKAMAYPASGYHTPTIGWMADLDRMKVEELRHWYQSWYVPNNATLVVVGDVTPDEVKTLAQRYFGPIAKRDVPAAKIPLELAEPGERQITLHVQTQLPSLMLGFNVPSIATAEDKRPVNALRLISALLDGGYSGRIPTQLERGEELVSGGSSSYDAYTRGDSLFTLSATPNTQKNKTMAEVEAGLWKLLEQLKTTAPSTEELERVRAQVIAGLVYERDSITSQATAIGQLETVGLSWKLMDTELADLESVTPQDIQNAAKLYFTRERLSVAHVLPQETTHE, from the coding sequence ATGAATGCTCTAGCCCGCCGCGCTGCAGGCCTGCTGCTCAGCACAGTTTGCCTGCCCCTCTCGGCCCTGGCTGCCGACCCGCAACCCACCCACGAATTCACCCTTGATAACGGTCTGAAGGTCGTCGTGCGCGAAGACCATCGTGCACCGGTGGTGGTATCCCAAGTCTGGTACAAGGTCGGCTCCAGCTACGAGACCCCGGGTCAGACCGGTCTGTCCCACGCCCTGGAACACATGATGTTCAAGGGCAGCGAGAAAGTCGGCCCAGGCGAGGCTTCACTGATCCTGCGCGACCTCGGCGCCGAAGAGAACGCGTTCACCAGCGACGACTTCACCGCTTATTACCAGGTGCTGGCCCGCGACCGCCTGGGCGTAGCTTTCGAGCTGGAAGCCGACCGCATGGCCAGCCTTCGCCTGCCGCCGGACGAGTTCGCCCGCGAGATCGAGGTCATTAAAGAAGAACGCCGCCTGCGCACCGACGACAAGCCGATGTCCAAGGCCTACGAACGTTTCAAGGCCATGGCCTACCCGGCCAGCGGTTACCACACGCCGACCATCGGCTGGATGGCGGACCTCGACCGCATGAAGGTCGAAGAACTGCGCCACTGGTACCAGTCCTGGTACGTGCCGAACAATGCCACCCTGGTGGTGGTTGGCGACGTGACGCCGGATGAAGTCAAAACCCTGGCCCAACGCTACTTCGGCCCGATCGCCAAGCGAGACGTGCCCGCGGCGAAAATACCGCTGGAGCTGGCCGAACCCGGCGAACGCCAGATCACCTTGCACGTGCAGACCCAACTGCCGAGCCTGATGCTGGGCTTCAACGTGCCCAGCATTGCCACCGCCGAAGACAAGCGCCCGGTGAATGCCTTGCGCCTGATTTCGGCCCTGCTCGATGGCGGCTACAGCGGTCGCATCCCGACTCAACTGGAACGCGGCGAAGAACTGGTCTCCGGCGGCTCGTCGAGCTACGACGCCTATACCCGTGGCGACAGCCTGTTCACCCTGTCGGCGACGCCGAACACCCAGAAAAACAAAACCATGGCCGAGGTTGAAGCCGGCCTGTGGAAGCTGCTCGAACAGCTGAAAACCACGGCGCCGTCCACCGAAGAACTCGAACGCGTCCGCGCGCAGGTCATTGCAGGCCTGGTCTACGAGCGCGACTCGATCACCAGCCAGGCCACCGCTATCGGTCAACTGGAAACCGTGGGCCTGTCCTGGAAGCTGATGGACACCGAACTGGCCGACCTGGAAAGCGTCACTCCGCAAGACATCCAGAACGCCGCCAAGCTGTACTTCACCCGCGAACGTCTCAGCGTCGCCCATGTACTGCCACAGGAGACGACTCATGAGTGA
- a CDS encoding M16 family metallopeptidase: MSERKKTRLALAGLIVVALIGSAAFYFAKTDDSKAGEALDKAKASQKLQSLAELDGKAPSRRSLDVQTWNTAEGAKVLFVEARELPMFDLRLIFSAGSSQDADAPGLAVLTNAMLNEGVAGKDVGAIAQGFEGLGADFGNGAFKDMALASLRSLSAADKREPALKLFAEVVGKPTFPADSFARIKNQMLAGFEYQKQNPGKLASLELMNRLYGDHPYAHSSDGTAKTVPAITLAQLKAFHEKAYASGNVVIALVGDLSRAEAEAIAAQVSGALPKGPALAKIPQPAEPKASIGHIEFPSKQTNLMLAQLGIDRDDPDYAALSMGNQILGGGGFGTRLMSEVREKRGLAYGVYSGFTPMQARGPFMINLQTRAEMSEGTLKLVQDVLADYLKTGPTEKELDDAKRELAGSFPLSTASNADIVGQLGAMGFYNLPLSYLEDFMQQSQSLTVEQVKTALNKHLSTDKLVIVSAGPTVPQKPLPAPSDKPAEQPLGVPEH, translated from the coding sequence ATGAGTGAGCGTAAAAAAACCCGCCTGGCGCTGGCCGGCCTGATCGTCGTCGCACTGATCGGGTCTGCCGCCTTTTACTTTGCCAAGACCGACGATTCAAAGGCCGGCGAAGCCCTGGACAAGGCCAAGGCCAGCCAGAAACTGCAATCGCTGGCCGAGCTCGATGGCAAGGCCCCCAGCCGCCGCAGTCTGGATGTGCAGACCTGGAACACCGCCGAAGGCGCCAAGGTGCTGTTCGTCGAGGCTCGCGAATTGCCGATGTTCGACCTGCGCCTGATCTTTTCCGCCGGCAGCAGCCAGGACGCCGACGCGCCGGGCCTGGCCGTACTGACCAACGCCATGCTCAACGAAGGCGTGGCCGGTAAAGATGTCGGCGCCATCGCCCAGGGCTTCGAAGGCCTGGGCGCGGACTTTGGCAACGGCGCATTCAAGGACATGGCCCTGGCGTCCCTGCGCAGCCTCAGCGCCGCGGACAAACGCGAACCCGCGCTGAAGCTGTTCGCGGAAGTGGTCGGCAAACCGACCTTCCCTGCCGATTCGTTCGCGCGCATCAAGAACCAGATGCTCGCCGGTTTCGAATACCAGAAGCAAAACCCCGGCAAACTGGCCAGCCTGGAACTGATGAACCGGCTCTACGGCGATCACCCGTACGCCCACTCCAGCGATGGCACGGCGAAAACCGTACCGGCGATCACCCTGGCCCAACTGAAGGCGTTCCATGAAAAAGCCTACGCCTCCGGCAACGTGGTGATTGCGCTGGTAGGCGACCTGTCCCGCGCCGAAGCCGAGGCGATTGCCGCCCAGGTGTCCGGTGCGCTGCCCAAAGGACCGGCCCTGGCGAAGATCCCGCAGCCGGCAGAACCCAAAGCCAGCATCGGCCACATCGAGTTTCCGTCCAAGCAGACCAACCTGATGCTCGCGCAATTGGGCATCGACCGTGACGATCCGGACTATGCGGCGCTGTCCATGGGCAACCAGATCCTTGGCGGTGGTGGCTTTGGTACGCGGTTGATGAGCGAAGTGCGCGAGAAGCGTGGCCTGGCCTACGGCGTATACTCGGGCTTCACTCCGATGCAGGCGCGCGGCCCGTTCATGATCAATCTGCAAACCCGCGCCGAGATGAGCGAAGGCACACTGAAACTGGTGCAGGATGTACTCGCCGATTACCTCAAGACCGGCCCGACGGAAAAAGAGCTCGACGACGCCAAGCGCGAACTGGCCGGCAGCTTCCCGCTGTCCACCGCCAGCAACGCCGATATCGTTGGCCAGCTCGGTGCCATGGGCTTCTACAACCTGCCATTGAGCTATCTGGAAGACTTCATGCAGCAGTCCCAGAGCCTGACCGTCGAACAGGTCAAAACCGCACTGAACAAACACCTGAGCACGGATAAACTGGTCATCGTCAGCGCCGGCCCGACCGTGCCACAAAAGCCGTTACCGGCCCCTTCTGATAAACCTGCCGAGCAACCGCTCGGGGTTCCGGAGCATTAA
- the rsmD gene encoding 16S rRNA (guanine(966)-N(2))-methyltransferase RsmD, with translation MATRPKKPVHNVHNGVNQLRIIGGEWGSRKLSFPDAPGLRPTPDRVRETLFNWLAPYVAGAKVLDPFAGSGALFLEALSRGAAMGQALDASNIAVASIKEHLGTLRCTTGQIQTADALRYLETQTAVEYDLVFLDPPFNQNLLPTVCTLLEERKWLADDAWIYTESENAPSSLGLPGNWRLHREQKSGRVYYALWQRAQIS, from the coding sequence ATGGCCACTCGCCCTAAAAAACCCGTCCACAACGTGCATAACGGTGTGAATCAACTGCGCATCATCGGTGGCGAATGGGGCAGCCGAAAGCTGAGCTTCCCCGACGCACCGGGTTTGCGCCCGACCCCGGACCGGGTGCGTGAGACCCTGTTCAACTGGCTCGCGCCTTATGTCGCCGGCGCCAAGGTACTTGATCCATTTGCCGGTAGCGGCGCGTTGTTTCTCGAGGCTTTGTCCCGCGGCGCGGCAATGGGCCAGGCGCTGGACGCCAGCAATATTGCGGTAGCAAGCATCAAGGAGCATCTGGGTACCCTGCGCTGCACCACCGGCCAGATTCAGACGGCCGATGCCTTGCGTTATCTGGAAACCCAGACAGCTGTCGAATACGACCTGGTGTTTCTTGATCCGCCGTTCAACCAGAACCTGCTGCCGACCGTCTGCACGCTGCTGGAAGAGCGCAAGTGGCTGGCCGACGACGCCTGGATCTACACCGAAAGCGAAAACGCGCCATCGTCCCTTGGCCTGCCTGGCAATTGGCGCCTGCACCGGGAGCAAAAATCCGGACGGGTGTACTACGCGTTGTGGCAGCGCGCTCAGATATCTTGA
- a CDS encoding M16 family metallopeptidase has protein sequence MTLNTTPIETTLNNGLKIIILELPLAAGVTCLINYNVSSRDESVENAGINIAFINTMSIDNYDNKFDRPRVLNYVNHTALNFSLNPDQLSQCFELNARMMTAPVLTESTLKRGIKSHLKYRADKRHFMSDEWIPVEFDSKCHPIGYTFAPMVTPESAARMDITQLRQWHQQYYSPGNACLVIAGNVKADEVTHLAKQHFDVIPSRPKPPVQALPQPCELDRRHVLYKVTSKPRLLLVPYMAGMSDALADQSGGALSILSMLLDQKLGTLPSVSHGICRYEQDKYASLFRISVTASTRDQSLEALEADIETLWDEIKFNPLPADELEMARQRALENLAKSDDHEGLALELGQLENYQIPFSTLDQRQRDLLNVTAQDIQRIARTCFSPQRTTVVHILPLQTPSLATTTKLTLANGLKIITLENPRSTNVVCAMNYKVSKRDETTDNSGITTLLYGMLVKDPHFVAARQFVFWNYNDFTQCIGTSDVDQLETNFKSLAGIMSTPTLTDESMRQVIDTDLERRARNILFTSNYATPESFDALTFPVSGYGNPDMTPASAAQIDLQQVQDWHQNFFTAGNSCLVIVGNVKAAAVEALARKYFDALPCRTTTSVPKGQEVSEPGERRTTLRMNTKTPRLLVAFNVPGLIEGATDHSAATLQILSALFELKYAGLLPVSSGACIFTREKHAGLFRISLTANHADQSLEELETALLQIIEACKLSGIPQEELELAREHAIAKIISLASDDEMVAYHLFQLEDSQLPLTLLDQKQDNLLAVSSEHIQRATSTWLTPERMTVAHILPMQAPKQ, from the coding sequence ATGACACTTAACACAACACCAATAGAAACAACCTTAAATAATGGACTAAAAATCATTATTCTGGAACTGCCTCTAGCAGCCGGCGTTACCTGCCTGATCAATTATAACGTCTCCAGCCGTGATGAATCCGTTGAAAATGCCGGTATCAACATTGCATTCATCAACACAATGAGCATTGACAACTACGACAATAAATTTGATCGCCCTCGCGTGTTGAACTACGTTAATCACACTGCGCTCAATTTTTCCTTGAACCCTGATCAACTGAGTCAATGCTTCGAACTGAATGCCAGGATGATGACGGCTCCCGTCCTTACCGAAAGCACCCTGAAGCGAGGAATTAAATCTCATCTCAAATATCGAGCAGATAAACGGCATTTCATGTCGGATGAGTGGATCCCCGTCGAGTTTGATTCAAAGTGTCACCCGATTGGCTATACCTTCGCCCCAATGGTAACTCCTGAAAGCGCTGCTCGCATGGACATCACGCAATTGCGCCAATGGCATCAACAGTATTACTCACCTGGCAACGCATGCCTGGTCATCGCTGGAAACGTGAAAGCAGATGAGGTCACGCATCTGGCGAAGCAGCATTTCGATGTTATCCCTTCCAGACCGAAACCTCCGGTTCAGGCGTTGCCACAGCCATGCGAACTGGACAGGCGTCATGTGCTGTACAAGGTCACATCGAAGCCCAGGCTGTTGCTGGTGCCTTACATGGCAGGAATGAGCGACGCTTTAGCTGATCAATCAGGCGGCGCATTGAGCATCCTGTCCATGCTGCTTGATCAAAAACTCGGTACCCTCCCTTCCGTTTCTCACGGGATCTGTCGCTACGAACAAGACAAATACGCAAGTCTTTTCAGAATTTCCGTCACGGCAAGTACGCGCGATCAATCCCTGGAAGCACTCGAAGCAGACATTGAAACACTGTGGGATGAAATCAAATTCAATCCGCTGCCCGCGGATGAACTGGAAATGGCCCGCCAACGAGCGCTCGAAAATCTTGCAAAAAGTGATGACCACGAGGGGCTTGCCCTCGAACTGGGTCAACTGGAGAATTACCAGATTCCCTTCAGCACGCTCGACCAGAGACAACGTGATTTGCTGAATGTCACGGCGCAGGATATTCAGCGCATCGCGCGCACTTGTTTTTCACCGCAACGAACGACAGTCGTACATATTTTGCCACTGCAGACGCCCTCATTGGCGACAACGACTAAATTGACACTGGCCAACGGCCTGAAGATCATTACGCTAGAGAACCCTCGTTCAACCAACGTTGTCTGTGCCATGAATTACAAGGTCAGCAAGCGCGACGAGACCACCGACAACTCGGGGATCACCACTCTTCTTTATGGCATGTTGGTCAAAGACCCTCATTTCGTAGCGGCGAGGCAATTCGTATTCTGGAATTACAATGATTTCACCCAATGCATTGGTACGTCGGACGTCGACCAACTGGAGACAAACTTTAAATCTCTCGCAGGAATAATGAGCACTCCCACCCTGACCGATGAATCCATGAGGCAAGTAATCGATACCGACCTGGAACGGCGAGCGCGAAATATTTTATTTACTTCCAACTATGCAACGCCCGAATCGTTTGACGCACTGACATTTCCTGTCAGTGGTTATGGCAACCCTGACATGACGCCTGCAAGCGCTGCACAGATTGATCTCCAACAAGTACAGGATTGGCATCAGAATTTCTTTACTGCCGGTAATTCCTGCCTGGTCATTGTCGGAAACGTGAAAGCCGCAGCCGTCGAGGCGTTGGCGCGCAAGTATTTCGATGCATTGCCCTGCAGGACCACGACATCTGTTCCAAAGGGGCAGGAAGTCAGTGAGCCGGGCGAGCGTCGCACTACGCTGCGCATGAACACCAAAACACCCCGACTGTTAGTAGCCTTCAACGTGCCCGGACTGATCGAAGGCGCCACCGATCATTCGGCTGCCACACTGCAGATTCTTTCTGCGCTGTTCGAGCTTAAATACGCTGGCCTCCTTCCCGTCTCCAGCGGTGCTTGCATCTTCACTCGGGAGAAGCATGCGGGTCTTTTCAGGATTTCGCTGACAGCCAACCATGCCGATCAATCCCTGGAAGAACTCGAAACAGCGCTGCTGCAAATCATCGAAGCATGCAAGTTAAGCGGCATCCCTCAAGAAGAACTGGAGCTGGCGCGCGAGCACGCCATTGCGAAGATCATCTCATTGGCAAGCGATGACGAAATGGTTGCCTATCATCTTTTCCAACTAGAGGACAGCCAACTTCCGTTAACGCTTCTGGATCAGAAACAGGACAATTTACTGGCTGTCAGCAGTGAGCATATTCAGCGTGCAACCAGCACCTGGCTTACGCCTGAACGTATGACGGTTGCACACATCTTGCCTATGCAAGCCCCGAAGCAGTAG
- a CDS encoding M16 family metallopeptidase — MILNTTPIETTLDNGLKLIILELPQATGVTCLVNYNVSSRDESVENTGINQVFISTMNSDNDDIESHRPQIVYYVNHTSLSFSMKPDQLNHCFELNARMMTVPVLTETTMGEVIDIHLRYRADKRYFLSDEGVPVEFKSIFETMNHPNGYAYTPMATPESAARIDITQMRQWHQRYYSPGNACLIVAGNVKADEVTHLAKQHFDVIPSRPKPPAQALQQPCELDRRHVLYKDTSRPRLLMVPYMAGMRDALADQSGGALSILSTLFEQKLRTLPSVSHGTCRYDQDKYVSLFSISVFASTPNQSLEVLEADIKTLWDEIKFNPLPADELEIARQRALATLVKSDDHKGLALNMGQLENYQIPFSALNQRQRDLLNVTAQDIQRIARTCFSPQRTTVVHMLPLRMPSLTTTAELTLSNGLKVMTLENPHSTKVVCAMHYRVSKRDESTDNSGITELVGRMLATNKQYMGTKKFRFWNYDDFILCVITVDPDELNNAFKSLAGIMDAPTLTIEAMGQVMEASLAQRERNLSLISDYSIPEEFAALAFPSSGYGNLPLTPESAAQIDLKQVQDWHRNYFCASNACLVIVGNVKAAAVEQWGQEHFGALPLRSTTSVPKVQELSEPGVRRTTLRLNTKVPCLLVAFNVPGQIDAATDPSSAALQIISDLFELNGTRRLPVARGACVFHQDKHAGVFRISLTAKNADQSLEELETALLHVIEAYKLNGASAEDLEMVRRRAVTKIFRRETNDEAVAFDLFRLEDSQLPLTLLDQRYDRLMEVTNEDIQRAANTYFTPERMTVAHILPMQAPMQ; from the coding sequence ATGATCCTTAACACAACACCAATAGAAACAACCTTAGATAATGGGCTAAAACTCATTATTCTGGAACTGCCTCAAGCAACCGGTGTTACCTGCCTGGTCAATTACAACGTCTCCAGCCGTGATGAGTCCGTTGAAAATACCGGTATCAATCAGGTATTCATCAGCACGATGAACAGTGACAATGACGATATTGAATCTCATCGCCCCCAAATAGTGTATTACGTTAATCACACTTCGCTCAGTTTTTCCATGAAGCCTGATCAACTGAATCATTGCTTCGAACTGAATGCCAGGATGATGACGGTTCCCGTCCTCACCGAAACAACCATGGGGGAAGTGATAGACATTCACCTCAGATACCGAGCAGACAAACGGTATTTCCTGTCGGACGAGGGGGTTCCCGTCGAATTTAAATCAATATTTGAAACAATGAATCACCCGAATGGTTATGCCTACACCCCAATGGCAACCCCTGAAAGCGCTGCTCGCATTGACATCACGCAAATGCGCCAATGGCATCAACGGTATTACTCGCCTGGTAATGCATGCCTGATCGTCGCTGGAAACGTGAAAGCAGATGAGGTCACGCATCTGGCGAAGCAGCATTTTGATGTTATCCCTTCCAGACCAAAACCTCCGGCTCAGGCGTTGCAACAGCCATGCGAACTGGACAGGCGCCATGTGCTGTACAAGGACACATCGAGGCCTAGACTGCTGATGGTACCTTACATGGCAGGAATGAGAGACGCGTTAGCTGATCAATCAGGCGGCGCGTTGAGCATCCTGTCCACCCTGTTTGAGCAAAAACTCCGTACCCTCCCTTCCGTTTCTCACGGAACTTGCCGCTACGACCAAGACAAATACGTAAGTCTTTTCAGTATCTCCGTCTTTGCAAGTACACCCAATCAATCCCTGGAAGTACTCGAGGCAGACATTAAAACACTGTGGGATGAAATCAAATTCAATCCCCTGCCCGCAGATGAACTGGAAATAGCCCGCCAACGAGCGCTCGCAACTCTTGTCAAGAGTGATGACCACAAGGGGCTTGCCCTCAACATGGGTCAACTGGAAAATTACCAGATTCCCTTCAGCGCGCTCAACCAGAGACAACGTGATTTGCTGAATGTCACGGCGCAGGACATTCAGCGTATCGCGCGCACTTGTTTTTCACCCCAACGAACGACAGTCGTGCATATGTTGCCACTGCGGATGCCCTCATTGACGACAACCGCCGAGCTGACATTGAGCAATGGTCTGAAGGTCATGACGCTAGAGAACCCTCACTCAACCAAAGTTGTCTGTGCAATGCATTACAGGGTGAGCAAGCGTGACGAGTCCACCGACAATTCGGGAATCACCGAGCTTGTTGGCCGAATGCTGGCTACAAACAAACAATACATGGGGACAAAAAAATTCCGATTCTGGAATTACGATGATTTCATTCTCTGCGTCATTACCGTCGACCCCGACGAACTGAACAACGCTTTCAAGAGTCTCGCTGGAATAATGGACGCTCCTACCCTGACCATTGAGGCGATGGGGCAAGTGATGGAAGCCAGCCTGGCGCAGCGAGAGCGAAATCTTTCACTCATTTCTGATTATTCGATTCCCGAAGAGTTTGCAGCACTGGCTTTCCCGTCAAGTGGCTATGGCAACCTTCCATTAACACCTGAAAGCGCCGCCCAGATTGACCTCAAGCAGGTGCAGGATTGGCATCGAAATTATTTTTGCGCAAGTAATGCCTGTCTGGTCATTGTCGGAAACGTGAAAGCGGCTGCCGTCGAGCAATGGGGGCAGGAGCATTTCGGTGCCTTGCCCTTGAGGTCGACAACATCGGTTCCAAAGGTGCAGGAACTCAGTGAGCCGGGCGTGCGTCGTACTACGTTACGCCTGAACACCAAAGTGCCCTGTTTGTTGGTAGCGTTCAACGTGCCCGGGCAGATTGACGCCGCCACTGACCCTTCAAGTGCGGCACTGCAAATTATTTCCGACCTGTTCGAACTTAACGGTACGAGGCGTCTTCCTGTTGCTAGAGGCGCATGCGTCTTCCACCAGGACAAACATGCGGGTGTTTTCCGGATTTCGCTGACAGCAAAGAATGCCGATCAATCCCTGGAAGAACTTGAAACAGCGCTGCTGCACGTCATTGAAGCCTACAAGTTAAACGGCGCATCTGCAGAAGACCTGGAAATGGTGCGTAGACGAGCGGTTACAAAGATTTTCAGAAGGGAAACCAATGACGAAGCTGTAGCCTTTGATCTCTTCCGGCTAGAGGATAGCCAGCTCCCCTTGACACTGCTGGATCAGAGATACGACCGTTTAATGGAGGTCACCAACGAAGACATCCAGCGTGCCGCCAACACTTATTTCACTCCCGAACGCATGACCGTTGCACATATCTTGCCAATGCAAGCCCCGATGCAATAA
- a CDS encoding hydrolase, with amino-acid sequence MSFSSERFSPAFGLGNPHLQTLWGPLWRKTTHIERERERLWLEDGDFLDLDWHGPHSAKAPLVLVLHGLTGSSNSPYVAGLQKALNGQGWASVALNWRGCSGEPNLLPRSYHSGASEDLAEVIKHLQAKRPLAPLYAVGYSLGGNVLLKHLGESGRDSGVLAAVAVSVPFRLDQCADRIGQGFSKLYQAHFMREMVAYIKNKQRQFQQDERKEGLAALAALGSLENMRTFWDFDGRVTAPLHGFVDAQDYYRRASSRYFLGEIRTPTLIIQAADDPFVFPHSLPLAEELSDCIQFELQAKGGHVGFVDGSLRQPGYYLERRVPQWLTAVGRE; translated from the coding sequence GTGTCCTTTTCGTCAGAACGTTTCAGCCCCGCCTTCGGCCTTGGCAATCCTCACTTGCAGACCTTGTGGGGACCCTTGTGGCGCAAAACCACCCACATCGAGCGCGAGCGGGAACGATTATGGCTCGAGGACGGGGACTTCCTCGACCTGGACTGGCACGGCCCGCACAGTGCCAAGGCGCCGTTGGTGCTGGTGCTTCACGGGCTGACCGGTTCGTCGAACTCGCCTTATGTGGCCGGATTGCAAAAGGCCCTGAATGGCCAAGGCTGGGCCAGCGTTGCGCTGAACTGGCGCGGCTGTTCGGGTGAACCGAATCTGCTGCCACGCAGTTATCACTCCGGTGCCAGTGAAGACCTCGCTGAAGTGATCAAACACTTGCAGGCCAAGCGGCCGTTAGCCCCCTTATATGCGGTCGGCTATTCCCTGGGCGGCAACGTCTTGCTCAAGCATCTGGGCGAGAGTGGCCGTGACAGTGGCGTGCTCGCTGCCGTAGCGGTGTCGGTGCCGTTTCGCCTCGATCAGTGCGCCGACCGTATCGGCCAGGGCTTCTCGAAGCTCTATCAGGCGCATTTCATGCGGGAGATGGTGGCCTACATCAAGAATAAGCAACGGCAATTCCAGCAGGACGAGCGCAAGGAGGGGCTGGCGGCCCTGGCGGCCCTGGGCTCACTGGAAAACATGCGTACGTTCTGGGATTTCGATGGCCGGGTGACCGCACCGCTGCATGGATTTGTCGATGCCCAGGATTATTATCGTCGCGCTTCAAGCCGTTATTTCCTTGGGGAAATTCGCACGCCGACCCTGATCATCCAGGCAGCTGACGACCCTTTTGTCTTCCCCCATAGCCTGCCGCTGGCAGAAGAGTTATCCGACTGCATTCAATTCGAGCTGCAGGCCAAGGGCGGGCATGTCGGCTTCGTCGATGGCTCGCTAAGGCAGCCGGGCTACTATCTGGAACGACGCGTTCCTCAGTGGCTGACCGCTGTGGGGCGTGAGTAA
- a CDS encoding sulfurtransferase has product MPIAQLISPQALDLKKEQPGLVILDCRYSLEDPDYGQRSYAEGHIAGSSFADLERDLSGTVVKGVTGRHPLPEPEDLIERLQAWGINADSDVVLYDDGPGAYAARAWWLLAWLGKRDGVFILDGGLKAWHAAGLPLSLDTPDIERGTFTGVPDNALVLDAEALVQRLGQPALTLLDARALPRFKGEVEPIDPIAGHIPGAQCAAFTDNLGSDGRFLPADQLKQRFAAKLGNRSPTDLVAYCGSGVTACHNLFALCLAGYPLGALYAGSWSEWINDPARGVATGE; this is encoded by the coding sequence ATGCCCATTGCGCAACTGATCAGCCCGCAAGCGTTGGACCTGAAAAAGGAGCAGCCAGGGCTGGTGATTCTGGATTGTCGTTATTCCCTGGAAGACCCGGACTACGGTCAACGCAGCTATGCCGAAGGGCATATTGCAGGGTCGAGCTTTGCCGATCTTGAGCGTGATTTGAGCGGGACGGTGGTCAAAGGCGTGACGGGTCGTCATCCGTTGCCTGAACCCGAAGACTTGATCGAACGCCTGCAAGCCTGGGGCATCAATGCCGATAGCGATGTGGTTTTGTATGACGACGGTCCTGGTGCCTACGCGGCGCGGGCCTGGTGGTTGCTGGCCTGGCTGGGCAAGCGCGATGGCGTGTTTATTCTTGATGGCGGGCTCAAGGCCTGGCACGCGGCAGGTTTGCCGCTGAGTCTGGATACGCCCGATATCGAACGCGGGACCTTCACCGGGGTGCCGGACAACGCGCTCGTCCTAGACGCCGAAGCACTTGTGCAACGTCTCGGCCAGCCTGCGCTGACCTTGCTCGACGCCCGCGCCTTGCCGCGCTTCAAGGGTGAAGTGGAACCAATAGACCCGATTGCCGGACACATCCCGGGTGCGCAATGTGCCGCGTTCACCGACAACCTGGGCAGCGACGGGCGTTTCCTGCCGGCCGATCAGCTCAAGCAGCGGTTTGCCGCGAAACTCGGCAATCGTTCGCCGACTGATCTGGTGGCGTATTGCGGCTCCGGGGTGACGGCTTGTCACAACCTGTTCGCCTTGTGCCTGGCGGGTTATCCGTTGGGGGCGTTGTATGCGGGATCGTGGAGCGAGTGGATCAACGATCCGGCGCGGGGAGTCGCCACCGGCGAATAA
- a CDS encoding TetR/AcrR family transcriptional regulator, whose amino-acid sequence MAPRIKTSERIVQNSLELFNQQGERSISTNHIAAHMEISPGNLYYHFPNKQAIIAVLFSEYESLVDSFLRPPQGRAATVEDKRYYLKELLAAMWRYRFLHRDLEHLLDSDPELAARYRRFSQRCVIQGTAIYKGFVDAGILKMDRVQIESLTLNAWIILTSWVRFLCTTRENSNHLSEQAIKRGVYQVLVLEAGFVTDQSREAVNALFEEFYVPLAQALEEVG is encoded by the coding sequence ATGGCCCCAAGGATCAAAACCAGCGAGCGCATCGTGCAGAACAGCCTGGAGCTGTTCAATCAGCAGGGCGAGCGCAGTATCAGCACCAACCACATTGCCGCCCACATGGAAATTTCCCCCGGCAACCTGTACTACCACTTCCCTAACAAGCAGGCGATCATCGCCGTGCTGTTCAGCGAGTACGAAAGTCTGGTGGACAGTTTCCTGCGCCCGCCCCAGGGCCGTGCCGCGACGGTCGAGGACAAGCGTTACTACCTCAAGGAATTGCTGGCGGCCATGTGGCGCTATCGGTTTCTGCATCGAGACCTCGAGCACTTGCTTGACAGCGATCCGGAACTGGCCGCCCGTTACCGACGCTTTTCCCAGCGCTGCGTGATTCAGGGAACGGCCATCTACAAGGGATTCGTCGACGCCGGCATCTTGAAGATGGACCGGGTGCAGATCGAATCCCTGACCCTCAACGCCTGGATCATTCTCACGTCCTGGGTGCGTTTTCTGTGTACCACGCGGGAAAACTCCAACCACTTGAGCGAACAAGCTATTAAACGTGGTGTTTATCAGGTGCTGGTGCTGGAAGCCGGCTTCGTCACGGATCAGTCCCGCGAGGCGGTCAACGCGCTGTTCGAGGAGTTTTATGTGCCACTGGCCCAGGCGCTGGAAGAAGTGGGATAG